From Etheostoma cragini isolate CJK2018 chromosome 17, CSU_Ecrag_1.0, whole genome shotgun sequence, one genomic window encodes:
- the sdccag8 gene encoding serologically defined colon cancer antigen 8 homolog isoform X3, whose protein sequence is MKPLDSEEVEAEQLGAYQKELRQRANQSIQQLSSALEQQSSDEEEVEESRGSGGSLFTALVEEDNVAWSQKTQSEAVNQLKSLLLKQHREIPSPLSPSKKQSPVKRVQQEERSNLPTYQDLVPMIHNQSEYIQHLEAEVKLCKEELQGMKQRIRVVVVENEKLHSDLKSKAVDDSLKDYTFRNSTVNEKMAANSHSMLQRAEHSTWKNELEQLKGIYQAQIQSLEAQVISLRKDLSVSQKECEEVKVRLRHWEKQTADALRADGAPRVAGLCLKCAQHEAVLAGTHTNLHVQAIDRLTKERDELLVALRAVRASQQEAQQREWSACLQVKQAVEMAEEANLDKARVEVQYEQLSRELARQREQLEREAQGSQERLSEAREEGRAEARKQREELAHTVSSLSQHVAELEGQLDRTHRDKSSLTNQLEDALCKLASQEQDNTKVCLDLRYQLSQAQLKKEEAERELRELNTKTSRQREKAAQEVERLSSELVGCRQHLEAVQKDGSQWQAEALSLAEQLANAQRQLHLTSCRLLFPSTPSTDTAMPAHASRSGHSLTPAAYSRGV, encoded by the exons ATGAAACCGTTGGACTCAGAAGAGGTTGAAGCGGAACAGCTGGGTGCTTACCAAAAGGAGCTGAGAC AGCGGGCCAACCAGAGCATACAGCAACTGAGCAGTGCTCTGGAACAGCAGAGCTCTGATGAAGAAGAGGTGGAGGAATCCAGAGGCAGTGGTGGCAGCCTCTTCACCGCCCTGGTTGAAGAGGACAACGTTGCATGGAGTCAAAAGACACAGAGTGAAGCGG TTAATCAGCTGAAGAGCCTTCTACTAAAACAGCACAGAGAAattccttctcctctctctccttcaaaGAAACAGTCTCCAGTCAAG aGAGTACAGCAGGAGGAAAGGTCCAACTTGCCGACCTATCAAGATTTGGTCCCAATGATTCACAACCAGTCAGAGTACATTCAACACCTGGAAGCTGAGGTCAAATTGTGCAAG GAGGAGCTGCAGGGGATGAAACAGCGGATCAGAGTGGTGGTAGTGGAGAATGAGAAGCTGCATTCAGATCTCAAATCCAAAGCTGTAGATGATTCTCTGAAAGACTACACATTCCGAAACTCCAcg GTGAATGAGAAGATGGCAGCCAACAGCCACAGCATGCTGCAGAGAGCAGAACACAGCACATGGAAAAATGAGCTG GAACAATTGAAAGGGATCTACCAGGCCCAGATTCAAAGCTTGGAAGCTCAGGTCATCTCTCTCAG GAAAgatctgtctgtcagtcagaaGGAATGTGAGGAGGTGAAGGTTCGTCTGAGACACTGGGAGAAACAGACTGCAGATGCACTGAGGGCTGATGGAGCCCCCCGTGTGGCAGGATTGTGTCTGAAGTGTGCACAGCACGAAGCTGTGTTGGCGGGGACTCACACAAATCTTCATGTCCAGGCTATTGACAGGCTCACAAA ggAGCGTGATGAGTTACTAGTGGCTCTGCGTGCTGTGCGGGCTAGTCAGCAGGAGGCACAACAGAGGGAGTGGTCAGCTTGTCTCCAAGTCAAACAGGCTGTGGAGATGGCGGAAGAAGCAAATCTGGATAAAGCTAGG GTGGAGGTGCAATATGAGCAGTTGTCCAGGGAACTGGCTCGACAGAGGGAGCAACTAGAACGAGAAGCACAAGGCTCACAGGAGAGACTGTCTGAGGCCAGAGAGGAGGGCCGGGCTGAGGCCCgcaaacagagagaggagctggcacataca gTGTCCAGCCTCTCCCAGCATGTTGCTGAGTTGGAAGGACAGCTAGACAGAACTCACAGAGACAAAAGCTCACTGACCAATCAACTGGAAGATGCTCTTTGCAAACTTGCCAGTCAGGAACAAGACAATACCAAG GTGTGTTTGGATCTGCGATATCAACTTAGTCAGGCCCAACTGAAGaaagaggaggcagagagagagctcCGGGAGCTCAACACCAAGACCAGCAGACAGCGGGAAAAGGCTGCACAG gaagtggaaAGGCTGAGCTCAGAGCTGGTTGGCTGTCGGCAGCATTTGGAGGCGGTCCAAAAGGATGGGAGCCAATGGCAGGCCGAAGCCCTGAGCCTAGCAGAACAGCTGGCAAATGCCCAGCGCCAACTGCACCTCACCAG CTGCCGGCTGCTGTTCCCTTCCACACCATCCACAGACACGGCCATGCCAGCCCATGCCAGCCGCTCAGGGCACTCTCTCACCCCCGCTGCCTACAGCAGAGGTGTCTGA